The following DNA comes from bacterium.
TGCCCCTTGTCGTCGGCGGCGCCGCGGGCGTAGAGGCGGCCTTCGCGCTCGGTCGGCTCGAACGGCGGCGTGCGCCAGAGCTCGACCGGATCGATCGGCTGGATGTCGTAGTGGCCGTAGACGAGGATCGTCGGCTTCCCGGGGGCGCCGAGCCATTCACCGTAGACGATCGGGTGGCCCGGAGTCTCGTGCAGTTCGGCCCGCGTGCAGCCCGCGGCGAGAAGCCGCGCCTTGGCCCATTCCGCGGCCTTCAGGACGTCCGACTTGTAGGCGGGGTCGGAGCTGATCGAGGGGATGCGCAGCCACTCCTTCAGTTCGTCGAGATGGCGCGCGCGGTTTTCCTTGAGGAAGGCGGACAGATCGCTCATCGCTAAGGTCTCCCGTGCCCGGTGGGGCGAGGGCGACCATGGTACTCCGAACGCGGCGCGCCGCGCCGCGCGAACCGCGCCGTCCGCGCCGCCGCGCGCGCCGTTCGGCGACGCCGCGCGGCGCCGGGCCTCGTTCAGACCGCGACCTTGACCTGCGCGGCGCGGAGCACGCGCTCGCCGAGCCGGTAGCCGGCGCGGTACTCCTCGACGACCGTCTGCCGCGCCGCGGGATCCTCGGCGGGGCAGGAGAGGACCGCCTCGGCGACGTTCGGGTCGAACGGCTTGCCGAGCGTCTCGATCCGCTCCAGCCCCTCGCCGGCGAGGGCGTCGAGAAGCTGCTTCTGGACGAGGCGCACCCCCTCGGCGAGCGGATCGTCGCCGGCGTGGGCGAGGGCGCGGTCGAAGCCGTCGAGCGCCTCGAGGATCGACGAGAAGGCGCGGCCGAGGGCGTCGCGGACCCGCCGCTCCTGGTCCCGCTCGAGGCGGGCGCGGGTCGCCGCGAGGTCTTCCTTGGCCCGCAGGAAGCTGTCCTGCAGGTCGGCGAGGCGGCCCTCGGCCGTCCGCGCGCGCTCTTCCCAGACGCGCGCCGCGGCTTCGGCCTCGGCCAGCGCGGCGGCACCCGGCGCCTCCGCGGCCGTTTCGGCCAAGTCGGGGAGATTGGCCTCCCCCTCGTCGGCCGGAAGGACGGCCGGCTCGCCGTCGGCGTGGAAACGCCGCCGGTCGGTCACCTGGATCTCTTCGTCGCGTCGCTCGTCGTTCATCGCGCTCTCTTCCGTCCGTCGTTCAGCGCCGGCCCCGCGTCGCCGGCCGGGGGGCGGCCCCCAGCGGCACGGTCACGCGGTAGTAGCCGTCGCGCGCCCCGATCACGAGGGTCGCGGCGCGGCGCCGCGCCGCCTCGGGGAGCGCCTCGTAGAAGTCGTCCGCGTTCTTGATCTCGCGGCCGTTGACCTCCTCGATCGTCAGGCCCGGCCCGATGCCGATCTGGGCCGCGGCCGAGTCGTCCCGCACCTTGTCGATCACCGCCCCGCCCTCGCCCTGCTTCACCGAGAAGCCGAGGGCGTTGAGCGCGATCTCGGGGCCGCGCTCCTTGGGGAACTCGCGCACCGCGAGCCGCCGCGTCTCCTCGCGGCCGGCGCGGCCGATCGTGATCGTCGCCTCGCCGCCGAAGTTGACGCGGGCGAGCGCGGTGTCGAACTCGGCGACCGTCGCCACCTTCTGCCCGTCCACGGCGAGGATCACGTCGCCGGCGCGGACGTCGGCCGCCTCGGCCGGGCTGCCGGCGTAGCGGCGGCGCACGAACACGCCCTTGCCGCCGGCGATCCCCGCGGCCTGCGCCTCGTCCCCTTCGGCGTCCTCGAGCGCGAGGCCGGTCCACGTCGGGCGCACCCGCCCGTGGCTGACGAGCTCGCCGTAGACCTTGCGGGCGCGGTCGATCGGGATCGCGAAGCCGAGGTTCTGCGCCCCTTGCCCGATGATCTGGGAGTTGATCCCGACCAGCTCGCCGACGATGTTGAGCAGCGCGCCGCCGGAGTTGCCGGGGTTGATCGCCGCGTCGGTCTGGACGAAGTCGGAGTAGGCC
Coding sequences within:
- a CDS encoding trypsin-like peptidase domain-containing protein, coding for MKSVPVLVAAALVAAFALPAAAQDASRAQRRDAVVRAVEKVGPAVVNVSTEVVVRNPYAGGVDPFEFFFGGGRRRGAVQNSLGSGVIVDPDGYVLTNDHVIAAASKITVTLADKRQVEATVVGADKASDLAVLKLKGPGPWPTVPFGRSDDLMIGETVIAIGNPFGLQNTVTVGVVSALGRTLASSEDQAYSDFVQTDAAINPGNSGGALLNIVGELVGINSQIIGQGAQNLGFAIPIDRARKVYGELVSHGRVRPTWTGLALEDAEGDEAQAAGIAGGKGVFVRRRYAGSPAEAADVRAGDVILAVDGQKVATVAEFDTALARVNFGGEATITIGRAGREETRRLAVREFPKERGPEIALNALGFSVKQGEGGAVIDKVRDDSAAAQIGIGPGLTIEEVNGREIKNADDFYEALPEAARRRAATLVIGARDGYYRVTVPLGAAPRPATRGRR
- a CDS encoding nucleotide exchange factor GrpE translates to MNDERRDEEIQVTDRRRFHADGEPAVLPADEGEANLPDLAETAAEAPGAAALAEAEAAARVWEERARTAEGRLADLQDSFLRAKEDLAATRARLERDQERRVRDALGRAFSSILEALDGFDRALAHAGDDPLAEGVRLVQKQLLDALAGEGLERIETLGKPFDPNVAEAVLSCPAEDPAARQTVVEEYRAGYRLGERVLRAAQVKVAV